The stretch of DNA ACCATATGCAACCCCACCTGAGGCCTGGATAATGCACACAGTGTTCTGGATGTGGTTTGAAGCCAACTGCAGTGTGCCAACATTCGGAATCTATTATTAAACCTTAACCACAGAATtaatcagagagcaggagggtgtGGCTTGTTGACCATTTGAGCCTCTGTATGAAGTATATATCGTAGCAGAAACAGTTGTGAGAGCTTTTTCAACTTTTGCTATTCGAagagaagagaagcagcccTGTGGTGTCCCGAAAATCAGTAGAGGTAACTGTAAATTTGTCAAAGACAAACCTGACCCGATGGATCATCTGTTTGAATTTACACAGTGAAACAGACCTCAGTTGTAACTCAGAAACACATGCGGTGCAGCGCCCTGCCCTTCCCTAATGCTCCTGTTGTGCCTGTTATTTACAGAGTATGACATAGCTGAGCGCAAACAATCTACTTCACcatcttccacacacacacacacacacacacacacccagccacacatacacacgcgcacacacacacacacacacacacacacacacacacacacacacacacccagacacacacacacacacacacacacacacccagccacacatacacacgcgcacacacacacacacacacacacacacagacaattcaattcaattcaattcaatttttttttgtacagcgctttttacaacacaagttgtcacaaagcagctttacattgttcccaggcctgagaccccctgagagcaagccaacaaggcaacagtggcaaggaaaaactccctatcaggaagaaaccttgagcagaaccgggctcatggggggggcccatctgcttctggccggcactgggcagatagagttagacacaaaattatgcaatgtacatttgttattgacaaacaatagcagttaacagtagagtgattataagaatgtctcctaggatgtccgggtcttggaatgcagttggctttgatgggcagggcagcgaggtagcaggactggaaaacgagatgagacgcttgggctacagctccggacaggagcccggagcagggaataggaagcaaacagaaaacagtggttagtggatgataagaatggcagggatgtagaacagagaggcaggagaggaggggcagagaaaaaggtgtgcaacaaggaaagaccccggcaggctaacattatggcagcatacctaggggacaaGCACAGTGTGAATTCAgaaaacacacatcagcacTCTGTGGCATACTCTGATGGAATCATAGTCAGTCTCCAAATAGTGCCAATCTTCAGGTTGGTGGACAGAGAACTGTAGTCATCTTCTCTTGAAATAATGATATGATATTCTTGAAATTTACAAAAGTGGCAGAGATTGATAGTGACTCACCTTCAAATATTTTAGGCATACCCAGGTAATGCTAGGCTCGCACAAACAGCAGCCCTTTTGTGAAGgctcttttcttctctgcagTCCagttttggaattgccaacCGCCTGGCCTCACTGCTACAGCCACTACAGgagcgcaaaaaaaaaattcaattccCACGAGAAAGTCAGAGGACAATATGTCCAAAGATCTGTTTAAGGTTGAGGGGCCTTGGCTGAAATATCAAAGCATCAAAACACTGTCAGCACTGCGCTAACAAGGAAGCAAATCACAGCTAAACTGTAAGTAATGGTGAGGCAGGGCCGATGAGACAGTCTCCTTCAGAGCTCTGCTGGCGAGAGAGGAGACGCGTTTAAAGTGAAAGAGGGCCGGCAGGTTCCCAGCACAGGGGGCTATCAGATGTACAGCGGGGTGCGTGACCCGAAGCCGCCTGTGGCGCCGAGGCCGGCGGGGGGCTCTCAGCAGGAAACCGGAGCCGCCGCAGAAACACGGGACGGACGCGTGACGGAAGCACACGCTGACAGTTTCTCTGCTGCACATGGACATGATGCAGCTTGAACAGCAGGCAGACCCAgagccaagaaaaaaaaacatccgaAAATCCAAGCAGAAAATATGAATCTGTCATTCAAGGAAAATTAAGCTGATTTATGTTGTTGATCAAAAGGCACAATCTGAGACGGCTCCCAAGAGCCAAGTGCATCTCGCAGCCACACGCTCCCTGCTTGTACTGAGAGGAAGACACCTTCTGCCCTTCTCTTTTCATGGCTTCccttaaaatatttcaacaactcaatataaacaaatataagCAGAACTCCCCCAAATCATCCTGGCATTGCACTATCACTGTTTATTGTTATGATGTCTGCTTTAAATCTCATTGTGTTCTTGAATGATGTTCCCTTTATtgttacatgaaaaatattacaaactCACAAAACAGTACCATGCATAGTATCACTGAACTTTTGTTAAGCCAGAATAAACTACATTTAAGGTACCATATTTACCATAAGGTACCATATTTATCTCGTTTGAGTCAAACTGGTTCTTCTTTACAAAAATTAAAACGCACATTTATTGTCTTTAAGACACTAGAATGAggattttacagaaaatgtgtgcattttttaaaaaatgaacatttccttATAAAAAACCACATTGATTTGCTTATTTGTTCTTTACCTTTCTTAAGGCATGAAGTGTCATCAAATAAATCACTTGCAGACAGAGCCCAGTGCTGGGtttgtttacctgtgtgtgccTCCCTCACTGCCGCTCACAGTGTCTCTGAGTGACAGCACAGAAGGCCTGACTGGAACCCTGAGGCCGCTTTTCCCCTGCACAGACAGGGCTGCCACAGTCCAGGGCCAAACTCCCGCAGGTGTGTCGGTACAGCAAAGAGCCACTTTAAAGCAGAGCTCTGTAACATTCTCAGCAGACTGTGGTGCAGGGGCGCTTGCATTAATATCCAGCTGCAGGAGTGGGTGTACAAGTACAGGTTTCCCTGCTTATCAAATCCTTACTCTAACCACCCAGTttaaaattctgattctgatccaggattCAGTTGATGCGGGTGTTAGCAGAAGGTCAGCAGCAGGCAAATTAGCTGCTTAATCCTGAATGACAAGTGATTCTCTCCACCTTCCTCGGGcgatcgagagagagagaggaaaaaggctGTAACGTTTTGGTGTCAGGTCCCCGATGCTGCAGCGTGTATACATTTAATGGGTCAAACCCAAGAAAGCATGAAGGAGTCAGAACATAGCTGTCAACAGCAGCCTTTCCTGCACGGGCTTGATCCTGCCCGAATCCCCCACCGCTTCATGCCAAATGAGTGCCGATGGAGCGAGCATGGAGCCATCTCACGACCGCACGCCTGCATTACGGTCCCaggggaaacagagagaagcaaaaatgaaattaaaagcaacAACCAAACTTAAAATCTCATTAGAGAGTGTAGCCTGTCAGCTGCTCTGATAACTTATCCAGCTTGATATTTTTGTCAAACTTCAGgcacatattatttatttcattttaatttaatttatttcatttctgtgtaagtttttatttcacaaaagcCTCGTCAAGCAAGAGCAGCTTAAGACCGTGCTGCTAGGATTCCTCTCAAACTGTAACATAACTCCAGGCATCTTGTGCACGGcactttttcatgcatttaattactggtcacatgcacacattatgTTAGAGtgtgcagcacaaacaaaaagaggTAGGCttatgtgtctctgtcttttcacAAATAGGAGACATGGCCAGCTCAACTTTATTCACGCCTGTCAGAAATTTAGGCTGGTTATTATTTAGGAGAGAATCGCCTGTATTAGCCTGCCGTGCCACAggctttctgttttattatcctgaaaaaaatgtctgtgaggGTACAGGCATAAAGCCGTGTATCACAGCCGAAAATCACACCTTCATATTCATAtggattcacacacacatttgaagaATTTAGCCACTAATCATCCTTACCTGCCGTTGGCTTTGGCTTTGAGTAACTTATTAAATGATTACTGCTGATACAAAAAATAGATGTGCAAAGTAGGTAACAAAGGAGTACAGCTTGCTTAAGCGAGTTACAGTTAAAGAAAGAGAGCACTGCAGTCATACTGAGATTCAGGAATCCGGTAGGTTATTGAATAGAATCACTCCGTCTGGGACAGCATTGATTCATTCAGCAAAACCTCATTAGAACCTCATGACAAAGGTTACAGAGTTACTATTTACAGTAACAAACAGCCTAACTGTAGCCTTCatttaatctaatctaatttaTAATGAGGTATCATTGTTAAATGCcattatttaatcattaataaATGATTAGTGCTGTGGACAGAGGCCAAAGTTGACTTGGCAAGGATTGGTGCATGTGTTTAAGTAGAGCTCAAGTCGGTCCCTCTGTCAGTCTTCGGAAGCATAGAGTTCTGTGGGGTGTGGCATTGAGCTGGCAGGCAGGTGGGACATCACCTGGGCCGCTATATAAGCGCGTCGGCCCCTCAGGTGCGAGACCTGAGACTTCACTGCAGCTGCGGAGCTCCTGTTGCCACAGTCCTGTGAGTAACCTGCAAAAACTGCACACTAGGAAGCTCTTTTGGAAACAATGATCTGTAGAAAGGAGAAAATGCAgctattcttcttcttcttctacttattattattattattattagtagtagtagcagtagtagtttTACTTCTTTTATGCATGCAGCTGACTGAGTTACATGTTTTTGCCACAGAGCTCGGTCATTTGTTAAGGAAAGATGACACACCTTTAGCGACAGGTTAAAAAATGCTGCTGTTATCAGGTTAAAGAGGCTGCTGTCGTCTTCAGTCAGTAAGAAGTAAGAAACTGTTGTATTGTGCTGGACTGGTGTTATGGTTACCCAATAAAGGGTTAATTTTCTGATCACATTGATTCATTCTGTCATCTCAGAAATAGGTTTAGGCAGTTCATCTTCAAGGATTCATCAAGTGGAAAAAACTGAGTGAGATTACTGAAcaagattattaaaaaaattattatgaaatactGGCAgcaaccaaacaaataaatgtgattgGTTAGAAGTGCAATAAGCCAGCAGTCAGTGCAGTGGCGGTGgttgagctggaaacaggggaagcccgaacactacctttaaatctatcattactttcaacctgttcccctttatcctccttgtcaatctcacattgtagctttcgcaagcacgCAAACTACAtacaatctgcggtgtttcgtgagcataatcatttattctaattatgtgtttggtgtcgattattctgtgaattatttgttttattgttaatcaaggaggataaaggggaacaggatgAAAGTAACGATaaatttaaaggtagtgttcgggcttcccctgtttccagctcacccgccgctGCTGGGTCAGTGTGCGTATACAGCACGGCAGTGTGTCTGCATGACTGTATGCTATGCTTGTATAGttatattgcaaaatattgcTAAACGTGTCCTACAGCAGTGTCCACATATAGCCCGCACATCCCTGCTCACCTGAAGTCTACTCTATGCAGCCTTTTCACTCCAATTAGAGACAGATTTTACAAGAGTCTTCCAAGGTTCAAGGTTGCTGAGATAAAGTGAAGTGGGAGTGGCAGCTCCTCTGGACAGAGCAGATAAGAGTCACAGATGCCCACACAGAGAGCGAAGGCCTCACAAAGCGTGTGTGTTTCCGTGTGTGACAGGTCACATAACACCACGCCTGGAGTGAGCCATGAGGTTCAGCGCTCTCATCCTGCCCCTGATCCTCACCTGCGTCTACCTGACATTGGCCCAAGGTGAGTATGGAGCCAGGCACCGCACAGGTACCGCACGACCCTGGTCAAGCAGCATACAGCTGCACGGCTACATGCAGGCTGGTACCAGGGAAAAAGGAGAATCGCATTGAAAAACCATGCGCACTGCGATCCATAATATTCATACTTACTTTTTAATCTAGTACGTTATGCTGTTAAATGCACTGTTAAACCACAATTTTCTTTGgaaatgaatttttcatttcatttccctgCTCTGATAGAACAATGTAAAGTTATTCCAGGAAATCCTGATAGATTTTATCTCTTTGAAATGCCAGaataaaaattattatattagttttagattgcatttgttttgtctaCAGTTGGCAAATGATCAAAGTTGAATTAGTCTTTTTGTAGTAGTCTTTAACAAGTAGCCAGGCAGTTGTAATAGTCAAGGAACTGAAACTTTAAATTCATATCTTATTTACtctgtaatataaaaatataacgCCCTTTCAGAACGTTTACACCCAGCACAGTGTTACCTCGGTGTTCCTCGGTCAGTGTTGGTAGAGGAGGTAGAGGGCAGACATGACCTTTAACCCTGAGCGGGGGGAGGGTGGTTATAGCAGCATAACGCTACCCTGTGCCTGTCTGATGTCCCTTCCTCCCACAGGTCTAACCCGAACtttaactctaaccctaaccctaatcctaaccttCCCACAGGtttaaccccaaccctaaccctaaccctccaACGGGCTCTAACCCGAACCCTCCCACAGGCTCTAACCCAAACCCTCCCACAGGCTCTAACCCAAACCCTCCTGCAGGCTCTAACACAAACCCTCCCACAGGCTCTAACCCGAACCTTCCCACAGGCTCTAACCCAAACCCTCCCACAGGCTCTAACCCgaaccctccctccctccctcaggtTCATATGAAGACTGCTGCCTTCGTTATGTCCGGAACGTCAATAAGAGAACCAGGCAGATGGTGATCAGCTACCGGGAGCAGGTGACTGACGGATCCTGCAACATCCCCGCCATCGTGTGAGTATCATGGCTCGGCTTGGCTCTGGGATaaatcatttgtgtttgttgatCATGACGTTTATAATTAACGGAAGGTTGAAATTCATTTGAGCATCATTCTGAAGGGAAAAACAACCGCTGCACTGTGAACTGAGTCAGATAATGCACACTTCGCCCTGGACTATCTGAGCATGTATGAGTGCTGGCATATTCCAGTGCTTTGTCACAGTTcttaacacaaaacaacagttGAATGTTCCTGACTGTATCTCTCTGAAAgtgtctctctgactgtgtcCCTCTAtgtctctctgactgtgtcCCTCTGACTAtgtctctctgactgtgtctctctgactgtgccTCTCTGACTGTGTCCTTCTGCAATCTGCAGGTTCACcctgaagagagggagaaagttcTGTGCTGACCCTAATCAAAAGTGGGTTAAACATCTGATGGAGAAAATTGAGAAAAGGAATAGCAGAAAGGTACATCCTGCTTATACTTCACATGAAAGGCAGAGACCGGCAATTGTGATACTGttacaataatttattatattatatgttatattacattacatactacgtagatgcactttgtacctGATCTTTGTAAACTGCTCTGTATAGAAGTGTCTCAAAGTGACAGAATGCAGATGTTAGGATAGGTTAGATGAGATCAGatttaaacacaatttaaaatgctttgacaCATATTAAGAGGTTGCCATCaataatatttcctttttttttttccagcgcCATAACTGGCCGAAGACGATTGTCTAGGAGAGAAGGTCCGTCGGAAGCCTCTCCTTCAGATCTCATACCCCTCACTCTCTGATTCCAGAGCTGGTGTCAGATAGCGTTATTCTCAGCACTCTGATTGGCTAACATGCTTTGATTAATCACACGACACCCTGCTTTTGCCCCGGAAAGGTGATCCACCTCCTCCAGCAtggcctcagctctctctctcagtgggaACTCCCACACTGTGCCGTTCTGCTAGCATGAACTGACCACAATAAGAAGGTGTGATAGCCAGCAATTAGCCTGAGATGATGCTGCCGCACCTGAGACTAATGGGCTATCAGTATGTTGAATGGAGGCATCGCAATGTCAGAAGAGAATGTTGAGACCCACTGATCCGTATTTGTAAACATGAACACTACACAATCCAcatcatgtactgtacataagCTGTCCAGCAGATGCTGCAAAGGGTTAATGTGTACAAGCTATTGTTTTTGATGGAAGATGTGCACAGCAAGTGGTTTATGTATGTGCTGTTTTAAGGCTAGAAGAGGAATGTTGCATGTAACATAACCACAGGGTTGGAAAAATATTGCtcagggcaggagaggagatACTGATAAAAGGTTTATTCCAATATTTCAAGCAAACTTCACAGGACCTCTGACTGTCAGAGTAGATGTCTTATGTCTgattctctgtttgtttttttcctgttgttactgctgttgtttttatatttctttaagAGAGTTTTACATTGTCTTTGTCTTGCCAAAGTTTTattaaaactataaaaacaGATCAGATATCAAAATGCTGCATTTGCAGACAATCACTTTGCTGTATACCCTATTGTTAACTCGGTTTTAATTATGATGTATACTAAAATGGACTACTAATCTGAAAGACTGAAATTTATGCAATTCATGCAATGCAGGTTAAGGTTTATTTCTGTGCTTCAAagccaaaatatatttaaaaagacactGTGTATGGTATATTCTACTGTAGAAAGTGTACAGATTGCTGTGGGCCCGTGTGCTGTCCCGGCCACAGAGCTCTCTGCTGGTGCAGCAGTACGAGCAGGCGAAAGAGGAGCAGAAgattttcccacaatgcctctgttGTCCTCTGAGAAGCGGAGAATGGATGAGCATCAGACTGGAAAAGGTTTTAAGCGCCTGCAGTTTTAATGACCCTCTTTGTACGTCTTTTTTACAATAGTTCCTATTGAAGATACTATATGAGCCTTTGAGTTGTTCTGTGCTGCTTTGGTTCAGATCGAATGCCATCTGTGTGGTGATCTTTATACTGTGGGTGTGTGATGTCCGTATCCTCCACCTCTAAAGcagataaaatgttatttactttTCTGAACCTGATTGTGTTGAAGCTGTGCTACTCTGATTTTATTGTCAATAAAGTGAACTGAACACTTCCGCTTTTGTTCCTAATGATTACATTTCCAGTAATTCTGGGCTTATCAGATGTAATTAAGTTTCTGGTGGAATGTGTAACAGACTGGCCTTTGAAAGCAATCGATTTGCACGTTTCCCTTCACAGGCATATGGACTTCAGAACACATATTCAGTTGaaatctgttttcagtttgaagGAAGAGGGCTACTATTCAGTAGTCAATCCTCATCCCCTTTAAGGCTTTCTTTCTGAGCCACAGTCAGAACCTTGCACAGAAAGTATAGCGTTTGTGGCATGCAAACGTGATACGCTACATTGACAACAAAGCTTAGGTGCATTTGATGCATTAAAGTTTTACCTTCCCCAGTTCATTATTCAAACCCTGCCTTACAGCCTggtgccctctctctgtgaccctgTTGATTTTTATGCTGAAAGTTTGCCAGCACAGGGGTGTGTAAGACGACTGAAAAACTCACCCAGAAATGATACTCACATCAGGATGGAGCTGCATCAACAAGACCAAGCTGTCTGAGAGGACAGGGGTCACAGAAAAGCATCCTATCCACATGCTGGAGGAAATGGAGGTTTGGAAACAGATGTGATTACTCAGTTTAGCAGCATTGTGTGAGGCATTGCAGACGGCATGCTTTGATGTTAACTCTGGTTGGCATGGCTTGACAGAGGACTGTTGTTTCTGTGCAATATGCAACATCTCTCTCCAGACATGTTCTCACAGCTGCAGGGCTGTTCTCACAGCTGCAGGGCTGTTCTCACAGCTGCAGGGCTGTTCTCACAGCTGCAGGGCTGTTCTCACAGCTGCAGGGCTGTTCTCACAGCTGCAGGGCTGTTAGCGTATCTCTTTGCTCCAATGAGACACGCTATTCTTTACATGTAACTTTTATGCTTTCCGTTTGAAAAATAATGGACCATTATTTACCGTATAAAATTCTTCATAACATATATCAAAGACAATGAGATGAGCACACTGCAGGTTTAATTGTCCATTTGACAAACCCTCCCATTTTGTGCTTTACAGTGTGACTCCTCTGAGGATAGATGCTTCTGGGATAGTTGATCTCTGTCTGTTAAATTCTCATGCAAGTTCTTGCTTGCTCCATTTTTCTCTTCGTAGCTTATTTTGTAAGAAAAGACTGAGATGAAAGGGCCTCCCTAGCTGTCATTTTCTGAGGTCTTTTTCAGGTCATCTTCCAGGCAACGTGTGGAGGTGGCTGAGACATGCCAGAGTTCCAGGGAGAGCAGAAATGTCTCTCCCTGGTAGAGACGGCAATGTGGCACACAGCAGAATGGGGATCCTGATTCTCAGGCTGTGACCTTGATCCCAGGGGAGCTGCCATTgatcatcacatcacattacattcatgtcattaagcagacgcttttatccagaacgacttacaatATCATCCGttcacacagctgaacatttactgagtGTGGGTTCagtgctttgcccaagggtacatcagcagtacCCCAGTCtggaagtgaaccagcaaccttctgattacgagccctgcaccttaccactacaccacactgctgtacagtacagtgatcCC from Megalops cyprinoides isolate fMegCyp1 chromosome 20, fMegCyp1.pri, whole genome shotgun sequence encodes:
- the LOC118796020 gene encoding C-C motif chemokine 20-like; translated protein: MRFSALILPLILTCVYLTLAQGSYEDCCLRYVRNVNKRTRQMVISYREQVTDGSCNIPAIVFTLKRGRKFCADPNQKWVKHLMEKIEKRNSRKRHNWPKTIV